The Cutaneotrichosporon cavernicola HIS019 DNA, chromosome: 3 region ggccgccgccgacgactgGGGTTAGAGAGGATGGACGGGCAACTCACCCGCAACGTTGAGCTGCTTCCAGTTGGGGTTGGACATTTCGActgtgtgtgtgtgtgtgtgtgtgtgtgtgtgtgtgagTGTGTGTGTAGTGGACTCGCTGTGAGAGGCAGAGTTGGAGTTGTTGGGATGTTGGATGTGTCGCTCGTCGCGTTCACTTTATGTTGACGCCCTCCCGTAACTCAGTCAAAGTCTGGCTCACAGTGTCTGGTGATCAGGACATGCCGCGGCCCAGCCACGGCTGTGCCGCGGTAACTCCGTCCATATCTATCTGGCACCCCTCGGTGCAGCGTCGCGTGCAGCGTCGCCATTCACTCACCCCGTCCTCCGTTTTCCACGGGGGCGCGGTCACCGAGCTGGCGGCGATAGTCGAGATGAACGTCACCGAGCCCGCGGCGATACTCGACATAAAGGTCAAACCAGTCGACTCTCCTTTCCAAACGCCGCGGATCGTCAACCGCGCATGCGCCGCGGTGGAATGGTACAGTATGCgaccacgccgacgccacgAGTCGCCACGCGACCGCTTGAAGTTGAGCAAGTGCAATCTCCAGCTCTGCTGCAGGTAGCGGCGATGCCCACCTGCACAGCGCTCCACTGTCGGTCGAGTGCGATGCCAAGCATTTAGATACACCGGCAAAACCGGGATAACGGCATATGGTTTGCTGCCGACCGAGGGTCAGGGCACGCCCCACGCCCAGCCAACGCCACGCCCAACGGGGACCCCGAGGGTTTCAGGGCCAAGGCTCGGTCGCGTTAGTAGCTTAGTACGAAGCCGTTGCATACCGCCATGCACCATGTCAAGTCCGCGGCCCCGAAGTGGCCCCTCTTACTCGGCGCTCCCGACAGCGCCGGCCAGCCAGCCCTACAAATATCCCCCATCACCAGtctctcttctccatcatccatcatgTCCGCCACAGAGTTCAAGGAGTCAATCGACCACCTCGAATCCGAGAAACCACAGCAACTCGAGAGCCTCGCAGAGCGCGGCCACGCCGTCACAGACGAGCATGGCAACGTCCTTGTGGAGTTCGATGCAGCGGCGGAAAAACGTCTGGTCCGTAAAATCGACCTCTTCGTCGTCCCCACCGTCGCCATGATCTATCTCTGGTGTTTCATCGACCGCGCCAATATCGGTAATGCCAAAATCGCCGGCATGCAAAAAgacctcaacctccatGGATATCGCTACAATATCCTGCTCACCTCCTTCTACGTGTCGTACATTTTGTTTGAGATTCCTTCGAATATCTTGTGCAAGTGGATCGGACCGGCTATTTGGTTGCCGGCCATCACCTTTCTCTTTGGCGTAGGTTTTGTTTTGGAGAACAAGCTGACTCAAAGCTCATGAGTATGGCGACGGCATTTGTGCATTCGTTTGGATCGGCCGTGGTCGTGCGTTTCCTTCTAGGCGTCTTTGAGGCAGGCGTGCTTCCCGGAATCGCATATTACCTCTCGCGGTGGTATCGCAAGAGCGAGTTGATCTTCCGTCTCGCTTTATACCTCTGCACCGCCCCTTTGGCCGGCGCGTTTGGCGGACTACTCGCCGGCGCAATTCTCTCTCTGCCAGGAATTGGAAGTGTTCATTCATGGCAACAACTTTTCCTTGTCGAAGGCATCATCACAATGGGTGTCGCTCTCATTGCATTCTTCACTATGACCGACCACCCTAATACGGCTCGTTGGCTCTCGGACGATGAGAAAGctctcgccatcgcccgcGTAAAGTCGGAAAACGTTGGAACGACCGAAGTCACCGATAAGCTAGACAAGAAGAAACTACTCGCTGGAATCGTCAACCCCAACACCCTCGCCACATCGTGGATCTTCCTCTTTGTCAATGTCACCGTTCAAGGTATTGCTTTCTTCACCCCCACCATTGTCGCCACAATTTACCCGAACGAGTCC contains the following coding sequences:
- a CDS encoding uncharacterized protein (Major Facilitator Superfamily); this encodes MSATEFKESIDHLESEKPQQLESLAERGHAVTDEHGNVLVEFDAAAEKRLVRKIDLFVVPTVAMIYLWCFIDRANIGNAKIAGMQKDLNLHGYRYNILLTSFYVSYILFEIPSNILCKWIGPAIWLPAITFLFGLMSMATAFVHSFGSAVVVRFLLGVFEAGVLPGIAYYLSRWYRKSELIFRLALYLCTAPLAGAFGGLLAGAILSLPGIGSVHSWQQLFLVEGIITMGVALIAFFTMTDHPNTARWLSDDEKALAIARVKSENVGTTEVTDKLDKKKLLAGIVNPNTLATSWIFLFVNVTVQGIAFFTPTIVATIYPNESIVRKQLWTVPPYVVGVVINLIIPFASWKTDRRLVFFISSACLAITGYIMFLATTNPRVRYGAVFFAISGSFPFGALCNAHVAVNVLSDSARSTAIGWNVMVGNIGGLISTWSYLPHDSPDFHIGNGLNLAGNCTILITSILLLLYLGADNKKRDKVTDDEVDAKLAGKTQLEIQELDWKHPAWRWHL